A window of Candidatus Pantoea floridensis contains these coding sequences:
- a CDS encoding DoxX family protein, translating into MKKFEDSGLLVARVLMTILFITAGWGKITGYAGTAQYMQSMGVPSFMLPLVILLEFGGGLAILFGFLTRFTALFTAGFTLLTAFLFHSNFAEGVNQLMFMKNLSIAGGFLVLGLVGPGAYSIDRLIRQRVQPATAR; encoded by the coding sequence ATGAAAAAATTCGAAGACTCAGGCCTGCTGGTAGCACGCGTATTAATGACCATTCTGTTTATCACCGCAGGCTGGGGCAAAATCACCGGTTACGCCGGTACCGCGCAGTATATGCAATCCATGGGCGTCCCGAGCTTCATGCTGCCGCTGGTTATTTTGCTTGAGTTCGGTGGCGGCCTGGCAATCCTGTTCGGTTTCCTGACGCGCTTTACCGCGCTGTTCACCGCAGGCTTCACTCTGCTGACCGCGTTCCTGTTCCACAGCAACTTCGCTGAAGGTGTTAACCAGCTGATGTTCATGAAGAACCTCTCCATCGCTGGTGGTTTCCTGGTGTTGGGTCTGGTAGGTCCAGGCGCTTACAGCATTGACCGTCTGATTCGTCAGCGCGTCCAACCGGCGACCGCACGCTAA
- a CDS encoding UxaA family hydrolase, with protein MQDAIRIHSRDNVAVALRDLPANTQVEINHQLITLQQDVGRGHKFALQPLPNEALVIKYGLPIAHATQPIAAGEMIHSSNARTNLSDVDEYDYRPEFLELPPQAGDREVQIYRRASGEVGIRNELWILPTVGCVNGIARQILARFMKESNDAEGIDGVHLFSHPFGCSQLGQDHENTRTMLQNMVRHPNAGAVLVIGLGCENNQVDVFRDTLGGFDSDRVQFMECQKQDDEVEAGLERLHALYQVMRADRRQPGKLSELKFGLECGGSDGFSGITANPMLGCFSDQMIANGGTTVLTEVPEMFGAERILMSRCRDEATFEKTVAMINDFKRYFIDHQQPIYENPSPGNKAGGITTLEEKSLGCTQKAGQSQVVDVLKYGERLHTPGLNLLSAPGNDAVATSALAGAGCHMVLFTTGRGTPYGGFVPTVKIATNTQLAEKKPHWIDFNAGRLIEGMSMAEMLADFVDMIVAIANGQPARNETNDFRELAIFKSGVTL; from the coding sequence ATGCAAGATGCGATAAGAATACATTCACGCGACAACGTTGCCGTGGCGCTGCGCGATTTGCCCGCCAATACCCAGGTCGAAATCAATCACCAACTGATTACCCTGCAACAGGACGTTGGGCGTGGCCATAAGTTTGCTCTGCAGCCGTTGCCCAACGAGGCGCTGGTGATCAAATACGGCTTGCCGATTGCCCATGCTACGCAGCCGATTGCTGCTGGAGAGATGATTCACTCCAGCAATGCGCGCACCAATCTGAGCGATGTGGATGAGTACGACTATCGGCCCGAGTTCCTCGAATTGCCGCCACAAGCGGGCGATCGTGAGGTACAGATCTACCGTCGCGCCAGCGGCGAAGTGGGGATACGAAATGAGCTGTGGATCCTGCCTACCGTTGGTTGCGTCAATGGAATCGCGCGGCAAATCCTCGCGCGCTTTATGAAAGAGAGCAATGATGCCGAAGGTATTGACGGCGTACACCTGTTCAGCCATCCGTTCGGCTGCTCGCAGCTCGGTCAGGATCATGAAAACACCCGCACCATGCTGCAAAATATGGTGCGCCATCCGAATGCCGGTGCGGTGCTGGTGATTGGCCTTGGCTGTGAGAACAATCAGGTTGATGTATTCCGCGACACGCTTGGCGGTTTCGACAGCGATCGCGTGCAGTTTATGGAGTGTCAGAAGCAGGATGATGAAGTGGAAGCGGGGCTGGAACGTCTGCACGCGCTCTACCAGGTGATGCGTGCAGATCGACGTCAGCCAGGCAAACTCAGCGAGCTGAAGTTTGGTCTGGAGTGCGGCGGTTCCGATGGTTTTTCCGGCATCACCGCCAATCCGATGCTGGGCTGTTTCTCCGATCAGATGATTGCCAACGGCGGTACGACCGTGCTGACGGAAGTGCCTGAAATGTTTGGTGCGGAGCGCATTCTGATGAGCCGCTGCCGCGATGAGGCCACCTTCGAAAAAACCGTGGCGATGATCAACGACTTTAAGCGTTACTTTATCGATCATCAGCAACCGATTTACGAAAATCCATCGCCCGGCAACAAAGCGGGCGGCATCACGACGCTGGAAGAGAAGTCGCTCGGCTGTACGCAGAAAGCCGGCCAAAGCCAGGTGGTGGATGTGTTGAAGTACGGCGAACGTTTGCACACGCCGGGACTCAATCTGTTGAGTGCGCCGGGTAACGATGCGGTGGCGACCAGCGCGCTGGCGGGCGCAGGTTGTCATATGGTGCTGTTTACTACCGGGCGCGGCACGCCCTATGGCGGGTTTGTACCCACGGTGAAGATTGCCACCAATACGCAGTTGGCCGAGAAAAAACCGCACTGGATCGATTTTAATGCCGGACGTTTAATTGAAGGCATGAGCATGGCGGAGATGCTGGCGGATTTCGTCGATATGATTGTGGCGATTGCCAATGGCCAACCGGCGCGGAATGAAACCAATGATTTTCGCGAGTTGGCGATTTTTAAAAGTGGTGTAACGCTATAA
- a CDS encoding YqjK-like family protein, with product MSRREREARIHELLNQVQQQRLDLSADSRDWLTSTAQYDRGWLTLIGMRRYLAIGSSALAIWSIRSPNRLLRWAKRGFGVWSTWRMIKSTLNTR from the coding sequence ATGAGCCGCCGCGAACGTGAAGCTCGCATTCACGAGCTGCTAAATCAGGTGCAGCAGCAGCGGCTCGACCTCAGTGCCGATAGCCGCGACTGGCTAACCAGTACCGCACAGTACGATCGCGGCTGGCTCACGCTTATCGGCATGCGCCGCTATCTGGCGATTGGCAGCAGTGCATTGGCGATTTGGTCGATTCGCAGCCCCAACCGTCTCCTGCGCTGGGCCAAACGTGGCTTCGGCGTCTGGAGCACGTGGCGCATGATTAAATCGACGTTAAATACACGCTAA
- a CDS encoding DUF883 family protein, which produces MAKESTSEHLRAELKNLADTLEEVLSSSADKSKGELDKLRHKARGAIESSRERLGDSGERIAQTTREAAEKADEYVRDNPWHGVGIGAAVGILIGILISRR; this is translated from the coding sequence ATGGCTAAAGAATCAACATCTGAACATCTGCGCGCTGAATTGAAAAATCTGGCTGATACCCTGGAAGAAGTGCTGAGCAGCTCAGCGGACAAATCCAAAGGTGAGCTGGATAAACTGCGTCACAAAGCGCGCGGCGCTATCGAAAGCTCCCGTGAACGCCTTGGCGATTCTGGCGAACGTATTGCACAAACCACGCGTGAAGCGGCGGAAAAGGCGGATGAATACGTACGCGATAATCCATGGCACGGCGTCGGTATCGGCGCGGCGGTAGGTATTTTAATCGGCATTTTAATCTCACGGCGTTAA
- the mzrA gene encoding EnvZ/OmpR regulon moderator MzrA → MFKFNGFPRRFLPWALGGALALLVVCSVPTLMQHETVVKIRVANNGTNLPDGFYLYQQLSAQGVRIKSITPSGDALVIHFENEEQSLAAQKVLKRLLPQGFVVAAGPQASQQYPDANRPTYS, encoded by the coding sequence ATGTTCAAATTTAATGGATTCCCAAGGCGCTTCCTGCCTTGGGCGCTGGGTGGCGCGCTGGCGCTGCTGGTTGTCTGTTCTGTCCCGACGCTGATGCAGCACGAAACCGTGGTTAAAATCCGCGTGGCAAACAACGGCACCAATCTGCCAGATGGTTTCTATCTTTATCAGCAACTTTCGGCACAAGGCGTGCGTATCAAAAGTATTACGCCTTCTGGCGATGCGTTGGTCATTCATTTTGAGAATGAAGAGCAGAGCCTGGCAGCGCAGAAAGTGCTGAAACGCCTGTTGCCACAAGGGTTCGTCGTGGCTGCTGGGCCGCAGGCTTCGCAGCAATACCCTGACGCAAATCGGCCAACGTACAGTTAA
- a CDS encoding DUF1090 family protein: MKHQLLLGAILFSLSGSLLAAESLCQQKEQDIQHEIDMAKQHNNQRRVTGLERALTEVRAGCTDEKLKSAHSERITAQKHKVAERERELKEERQDGDKDKIEKRERKLEEAQHELKKLEAEPY, from the coding sequence ATGAAACATCAATTACTGCTAGGTGCTATTCTTTTCTCACTCTCGGGTTCGCTGCTGGCGGCTGAATCGCTCTGTCAGCAAAAAGAGCAGGATATCCAGCACGAAATCGATATGGCGAAGCAGCATAACAACCAGCGCCGTGTCACCGGCCTGGAACGCGCTTTAACCGAAGTGCGTGCAGGCTGCACCGACGAGAAACTGAAATCTGCGCATAGCGAACGCATCACGGCGCAGAAACACAAGGTTGCTGAGCGTGAACGTGAGCTTAAGGAAGAGCGTCAGGACGGCGACAAAGACAAAATTGAGAAGCGCGAGCGTAAGCTTGAAGAAGCCCAGCACGAATTGAAAAAGCTTGAAGCAGAACCTTATTAA
- a CDS encoding phage holin family protein, translating to MSDSQQSHGPGKGVFNIGQRIVTTLVSMAETRVRLAIVELEEEKANLIQMLMMVGLTMLFTAFGLMSLMVLIIWAVDAQYRLMAIAITTGVLFALALIFGLWTLYKSRQSTLLRHTRKELDTDRKLLEEHRS from the coding sequence ATGAGTGATAGTCAGCAAAGCCACGGCCCCGGCAAAGGGGTCTTTAACATTGGGCAGCGGATAGTTACCACACTGGTGAGCATGGCCGAGACACGCGTCCGTCTCGCCATCGTGGAACTGGAAGAGGAAAAGGCAAACCTGATTCAGATGCTGATGATGGTGGGCCTTACCATGCTGTTTACTGCTTTCGGACTTATGAGCCTGATGGTGCTGATCATCTGGGCGGTGGACGCACAATATCGCCTGATGGCGATTGCCATCACCACCGGCGTGCTGTTTGCGTTGGCGCTGATTTTCGGCTTATGGACGCTCTACAAATCGCGACAGTCAACGCTGTTGCGCCATACGCGTAAAGAGCTGGATACCGATCGTAAATTGCTGGAGGAGCATCGCTCATGA
- a CDS encoding MFS transporter, producing MRKIKGLRWYMIGLVTLGTVLGYLTRNTIAVAAPTLETQLGITTQQYSYIVAAYSACYTIMQPVAGYVLDMLGTKIGYAVFAILWAIFCAATAMAGSWGGFALARGAVGAAEAAMIPAGLKASSEWFPAKERSVAVGYFNVGSSIGAMLAPPLVVWAIVAHSWQMAFIITGVLSMVWAICWLVFYKHPKQQTKLSDEERHYIIAGQELQHQTGNNKKMSARQILRNRQFWGIALPRFLAEPAWGTFNAWIPLFMFKVYGFNLKEIAMFAWMPMLFADLGCIVGGYLPPLFQRWFGVNLIVSRKLVVTMGAVLMIAPGTIGLFTSPYVAIALLCVGGFAHQALSGALITLSSDVFGRNEVATANGLTGMAAWTASTMFALVVGALADTLGFSPLFAALAVFDLLGAVVIWTVLKNQPVSELDEQPAGQAAPARS from the coding sequence ATGCGTAAGATCAAAGGGCTACGCTGGTACATGATTGGGCTGGTGACGCTGGGCACCGTGCTCGGTTACCTGACGCGCAATACCATTGCCGTTGCGGCGCCGACGCTGGAAACCCAGCTAGGCATTACCACCCAGCAATATTCCTACATCGTGGCCGCCTATTCGGCGTGCTACACCATCATGCAGCCGGTGGCCGGTTATGTGCTGGACATGCTCGGCACCAAAATCGGCTATGCAGTCTTTGCCATACTTTGGGCGATCTTCTGTGCCGCGACGGCGATGGCCGGCAGCTGGGGCGGTTTTGCCCTGGCGCGCGGTGCCGTGGGCGCAGCCGAAGCCGCAATGATTCCCGCAGGCCTGAAAGCCAGTAGCGAATGGTTCCCCGCCAAAGAGCGTTCGGTCGCGGTGGGCTATTTCAACGTAGGATCGTCAATTGGTGCGATGCTGGCGCCCCCGCTCGTGGTGTGGGCGATCGTGGCACACAGCTGGCAAATGGCATTTATCATCACCGGCGTGCTGAGTATGGTGTGGGCGATCTGCTGGCTGGTGTTTTACAAACATCCTAAGCAGCAAACCAAGCTGAGCGATGAGGAGCGCCACTACATCATTGCAGGACAAGAGTTGCAGCATCAAACCGGCAACAACAAGAAAATGTCGGCCCGCCAGATCTTGCGCAACCGTCAGTTTTGGGGCATCGCGTTGCCGCGTTTCCTCGCCGAACCGGCCTGGGGAACGTTTAACGCGTGGATTCCGCTGTTTATGTTCAAAGTTTATGGCTTCAACCTGAAAGAGATCGCCATGTTTGCGTGGATGCCGATGCTGTTCGCCGATCTTGGCTGCATCGTTGGCGGTTATCTGCCGCCGCTGTTCCAGCGCTGGTTTGGCGTCAATCTGATCGTTTCGCGCAAGCTGGTGGTCACGATGGGCGCGGTATTGATGATTGCGCCAGGCACCATCGGTTTATTCACCAGTCCATATGTAGCAATTGCGCTGCTGTGCGTGGGTGGCTTCGCTCACCAGGCGCTCTCTGGCGCATTGATCACCCTCTCTTCTGATGTATTTGGCCGTAACGAAGTCGCCACTGCCAACGGATTGACCGGCATGGCGGCATGGACGGCGAGCACCATGTTTGCCCTGGTGGTGGGCGCGCTTGCCGATACGCTGGGCTTCAGCCCACTGTTCGCGGCGCTGGCGGTGTTTGATCTGTTAGGTGCGGTTGTCATTTGGACGGTACTGAAAAACCAACCGGTTTCCGAGCTGGATGAGCAACCTGCCGGACAGGCAGCTCCGGCACGCTCCTGA
- the uxaC gene encoding glucuronate isomerase: MSRFMSEDFLLDTEFARRLYHDYAKDQPIFDYHCHLPPQQIAENYRFSNLYDIWLKGDHYKWRAMRANGVAEALCTGDASDRDKFAAWARTVPHTIGNPLYHWTHLELRRPFGITDVLLNEQSAERIWQQCNELLAQDAFSARGIMQQMNVKMVGTTDDPLDDLQHHRTVAEDSRFNVKVLPSWRPDKAFNIELESFLPWIQRLEQVADVSVQRFEDLRRALSQRLDHFAAHGCKISDHALDVVVFAEADDATLDGILARRLQGAAPSAEETAQFKTAVLVWLGSEYARRGWAQQYHIGALRNANRRQFDILGPDVGFDSINDAPLAMPLARLLDAQNRQNALPKTILYCLNPRDNEVLATMAGNFQGEGEPGKMQFGSAWWFNDQLDGMQRQMTQLAQIGLLSRFVGMLTDSRSFLSYTRHEYFRRLLCQMIGNWVARGEAPADEALLGQMVQNISFNNARDYFGIELGA, from the coding sequence ATGTCGCGTTTTATGAGTGAAGATTTCCTTCTCGACACCGAGTTCGCCCGTCGTCTGTACCATGACTACGCAAAAGATCAGCCGATTTTTGACTATCACTGCCACTTGCCGCCGCAGCAAATTGCCGAAAATTACCGCTTCAGCAACCTCTATGACATCTGGTTAAAAGGCGATCACTACAAATGGCGTGCGATGCGAGCCAACGGCGTCGCGGAAGCGCTCTGTACCGGTGATGCCAGCGACCGGGATAAATTTGCTGCCTGGGCGCGCACCGTGCCGCATACCATCGGCAACCCGCTTTATCACTGGACGCACCTCGAACTGCGTCGGCCTTTTGGCATTACCGATGTACTGCTAAATGAACAGAGCGCCGAGCGTATCTGGCAGCAGTGCAATGAATTGCTGGCGCAGGACGCGTTTAGCGCGCGCGGCATCATGCAGCAGATGAACGTAAAGATGGTCGGCACCACGGATGACCCGCTTGATGACTTGCAGCATCACCGCACGGTGGCTGAAGACAGCCGTTTTAACGTGAAAGTGCTGCCGAGCTGGCGTCCGGACAAGGCGTTCAACATTGAGCTGGAGAGCTTCCTGCCATGGATTCAGCGCCTTGAACAAGTGGCGGATGTTAGCGTGCAACGCTTTGAAGATTTACGACGCGCCCTGAGTCAGCGGCTCGATCATTTCGCTGCCCATGGCTGCAAAATCTCCGATCACGCGCTGGATGTGGTGGTGTTTGCCGAGGCCGATGACGCCACGCTGGACGGCATTCTGGCACGTCGCCTGCAAGGTGCTGCACCTTCAGCAGAAGAAACGGCGCAATTTAAAACCGCGGTGCTGGTATGGCTTGGCAGCGAATACGCACGCCGTGGCTGGGCGCAGCAGTATCACATTGGCGCGCTGCGCAATGCCAATCGCCGCCAGTTCGATATCCTCGGTCCGGATGTTGGCTTCGATTCGATTAATGATGCGCCGCTAGCGATGCCGCTGGCACGCCTGCTGGATGCGCAAAACCGTCAGAATGCCCTGCCCAAAACCATCCTCTATTGCCTCAACCCGCGCGACAACGAAGTACTGGCCACCATGGCGGGCAATTTCCAGGGCGAAGGCGAACCGGGCAAGATGCAGTTCGGTTCGGCATGGTGGTTCAACGATCAGCTGGATGGCATGCAGCGTCAGATGACGCAGCTGGCACAAATTGGTTTGCTGAGCCGCTTTGTTGGCATGTTAACCGACAGCCGCAGTTTCCTCTCCTACACCCGCCACGAATATTTCCGCCGCCTGCTGTGTCAAATGATCGGCAACTGGGTAGCGCGGGGTGAAGCGCCCGCTGACGAGGCGTTATTAGGCCAGATGGTACAGAACATCAGCTTTAACAATGCGCGCGATTACTTCGGCATTGAGCTGGGAGCCTGA
- a CDS encoding DedA family protein — MDILQALLHALWQQDYEMLSDPTLVWAIYGVLFMILFLENGLLPAAFLPGDSLLILVGVLIAKGTMGFPLTILILTTGASLGCWVSYIQGRWLGNTPTVQNWLSHLPAQYHQRAHSLFHRHGLSALLIGRFIAFVRTLLPTIAGLSGLSNARFQFFNWVSGFLWVLILTVLGFALGKTPIFRRYEDELMLCLMLLPLVLLVVGLVGSLVVLWRKRQSTRNGNP, encoded by the coding sequence ATGGATATTTTGCAAGCATTGCTGCATGCCTTATGGCAGCAGGATTACGAAATGCTCTCCGACCCAACATTGGTTTGGGCCATTTATGGCGTGCTGTTTATGATTCTGTTTCTGGAAAATGGGCTGCTACCCGCCGCCTTTCTACCCGGCGACAGTTTGCTCATTCTGGTTGGGGTGCTGATTGCTAAAGGCACCATGGGCTTCCCGCTTACCATTCTGATTTTAACTACCGGCGCTAGCCTCGGATGCTGGGTGAGCTACATTCAGGGCCGATGGCTGGGCAATACGCCCACCGTGCAAAACTGGCTTTCGCATCTGCCGGCGCAATACCACCAACGCGCACATAGCCTGTTCCATCGCCACGGTTTATCGGCTTTGCTGATTGGTCGCTTTATCGCCTTCGTGCGCACATTGCTGCCGACCATCGCCGGGCTCTCAGGCCTGAGCAATGCACGCTTCCAGTTTTTTAACTGGGTGAGCGGATTCTTGTGGGTGCTGATTCTTACCGTATTAGGCTTCGCGCTGGGTAAAACCCCGATCTTCCGGCGTTATGAAGATGAATTGATGTTGTGCCTGATGCTGCTGCCGCTAGTGCTACTGGTCGTTGGTCTGGTCGGTTCGTTAGTGGTGCTTTGGCGCAAACGTCAGTCAACTCGTAACGGGAATCCATAA
- the exuR gene encoding transcriptional regulator ExuR: MDLTESRRLYQQLASELKRRIEAGDYAVGDKLPAERLIAEEMQVSRTVVREAIIMLEVEGYVEVRKGSGIHVMSNQQQNRVMTSSQLEFANFGPFELLQARQLIESNVAEFAATQVTRQDIVALMAIQEKARQEDHSRDSAWDMEFHVRIAQSTQNSALAAIVEKMWLHRLHNPYWLKLHEHIDAKNITSWCDDHDQILKALIRKDPAASKLAMWQHLENTKQMLFNATTDDFEFNVDRYMFAENPVILPEASDTPR, translated from the coding sequence ATGGACCTGACCGAATCTCGTCGCCTGTATCAACAGCTCGCCAGTGAACTCAAACGCCGCATAGAAGCCGGTGACTACGCCGTTGGCGATAAGCTGCCTGCTGAACGTCTGATCGCCGAAGAGATGCAGGTAAGCCGTACCGTGGTGCGTGAAGCGATCATCATGCTGGAAGTGGAAGGTTACGTGGAGGTGCGCAAAGGCTCCGGCATTCATGTCATGAGCAACCAGCAGCAGAACCGCGTGATGACATCCAGCCAGCTGGAGTTTGCCAATTTCGGTCCGTTCGAGTTATTACAGGCGCGCCAGCTGATTGAGAGCAACGTTGCCGAGTTTGCCGCCACCCAGGTGACGCGTCAGGATATTGTGGCGCTGATGGCGATTCAGGAAAAAGCGCGTCAGGAAGATCATTCACGTGACTCAGCATGGGATATGGAATTCCACGTGCGCATTGCGCAATCGACGCAGAATAGCGCGCTTGCCGCCATCGTCGAGAAGATGTGGCTACATCGTTTACACAACCCCTACTGGCTCAAGCTGCACGAACACATTGATGCCAAAAATATCACCAGCTGGTGTGACGATCACGACCAGATTCTAAAAGCACTGATTCGCAAAGATCCCGCCGCCAGCAAGCTGGCAATGTGGCAACATCTGGAAAATACTAAACAGATGCTGTTTAACGCGACGACCGACGATTTTGAATTTAATGTCGACCGTTACATGTTTGCGGAAAATCCGGTCATCCTGCCTGAAGCTAGCGATACGCCGCGCTAA
- the sstT gene encoding serine/threonine transporter SstT — translation MQNNVIGRLGALFAGSLVKQIMIGLVAGVALAWFSPDAALAVGLLGELFVRALKAVAPLLVLVLVISSIANHQQGQKTNIRPIIMLYLLSTFFAAVVAVIFSHLFPQTLSMNVGATQITPPSGIGEVLHGLLISMVSNPIEALINANYIGILVWALGLGLAFRHASPGSKAFLNDASSAATWVVRCVIRCAPLGIFGLVASILASTGFDAIWEYANLLTLLLGCMLIMALVINPMLVLLRIRRNPYPLVFTCLRESGVTAFFTRSSAANIPVNMALAKRLNLDEDTYSVSIPLGATISMAGASITITVLTLAAVHTLGISVDVPTAILLSLVASLCACGASGVAGGSLLLIPVACNMFGIPNDLAMQVVAVGFIIGVLQDSAETALNSSTDILFTAAVCQAEAERAPRRTVSE, via the coding sequence ATGCAAAACAACGTTATTGGACGTCTGGGCGCGCTGTTCGCAGGAAGCCTGGTAAAACAAATCATGATCGGCCTGGTGGCCGGCGTCGCGCTGGCGTGGTTCTCACCCGATGCCGCGCTAGCCGTTGGCCTGCTGGGCGAGCTGTTCGTTCGCGCGCTAAAAGCCGTCGCGCCGCTGCTGGTTCTGGTGCTGGTGATCTCCTCCATCGCTAATCATCAGCAAGGGCAGAAAACCAACATTCGCCCAATTATCATGCTCTATCTGCTCAGCACCTTCTTTGCGGCGGTCGTTGCGGTGATCTTCAGCCATCTGTTCCCACAGACGCTGTCGATGAACGTGGGCGCCACACAGATCACCCCGCCGTCGGGCATTGGCGAAGTGCTGCACGGCTTGCTGATCAGCATGGTATCGAATCCGATTGAGGCACTGATAAATGCCAACTACATCGGTATTCTGGTGTGGGCATTGGGCTTAGGGTTGGCGTTTCGTCATGCCAGCCCAGGCAGCAAAGCGTTTCTCAATGATGCATCCAGTGCCGCAACCTGGGTGGTGCGCTGTGTGATTCGCTGTGCGCCGCTGGGGATTTTTGGTCTGGTGGCGTCGATCCTCGCTTCCACCGGTTTTGATGCCATTTGGGAGTACGCCAATCTGCTGACGCTGCTGCTCGGCTGCATGCTGATTATGGCGCTGGTGATCAACCCCATGCTGGTGTTGCTGAGGATCCGTCGTAATCCTTATCCGCTGGTGTTTACCTGCCTGCGTGAAAGCGGCGTTACTGCGTTCTTCACCCGCAGTTCGGCGGCCAATATTCCAGTGAATATGGCGCTGGCTAAGCGTCTCAATCTTGATGAAGATACCTATTCCGTGTCGATTCCGCTGGGCGCCACCATCAGCATGGCCGGTGCATCGATCACCATTACCGTACTGACGCTGGCCGCGGTGCATACGCTGGGCATTTCGGTGGATGTGCCAACCGCTATTCTGCTGAGCCTGGTCGCATCGCTATGCGCCTGCGGTGCATCAGGCGTCGCCGGCGGTTCGCTGCTGCTGATTCCGGTAGCCTGTAATATGTTTGGTATTCCAAACGATCTGGCGATGCAGGTAGTTGCGGTGGGCTTTATTATCGGCGTACTGCAGGATTCCGCCGAGACCGCGCTGAACTCATCGACAGATATTCTGTTTACTGCGGCCGTTTGCCAGGCGGAAGCCGAGCGCGCGCCGCGTCGTACGGTTTCAGAATAA
- a CDS encoding tagaturonate reductase, translating to MQRLNRHNFPGAQYSDRVIQFGEGNFLRAFIDWQLDWLNQHQGTDAGVVVVRPRNRVVKETLNQQDGLYTTLIRGLNAAGEQVSETRLIRSLNREIQPYQQFDDFLALARAPQMRFVFSNTTEAGIVFVEQDRLDDAPASSFPGKLTQLLWTRFNHFAGASDKGWLIVPCELIDYNGDTLRELVLHYIKHWQLPPEFARWVLDHCAFYNTLVDRIVTGYPADSAAIEAQLGYEDRYLVAGEVYYQFVIQGPAALAQELKLNTLAPEVKRVDDITPYKAQKVAILNGAHTALVPVAFQCGLESVGDAMEDAQIAGFVDDLLRDEVIPTLDLPRDELHAFADAVQRRFRNPFIRHALLSIALNGMTKFRTRLLPQLLLAQQQNGQWPARLTFAFAALLAFYRGEEGDRHWPLQDDEHWLQRFAELWPAVQHDKQTPEQLVRAVLSDAHHWGEDLTQRPGLVAAVSQHLQNIIVHGMRTALTQLR from the coding sequence ATGCAGCGACTCAATCGTCACAATTTTCCGGGCGCGCAGTATAGCGATCGCGTTATTCAGTTTGGTGAAGGCAACTTTCTGCGCGCCTTTATCGATTGGCAGCTCGACTGGCTTAATCAGCATCAAGGTACGGATGCTGGCGTAGTGGTGGTACGGCCCCGCAACCGCGTGGTGAAAGAGACGTTGAATCAGCAAGATGGCTTATACACTACGCTGATACGTGGTCTCAACGCGGCAGGTGAACAGGTGAGTGAAACCCGCCTGATCCGCAGCCTGAATCGTGAAATTCAGCCGTATCAACAGTTTGACGATTTCCTTGCGCTGGCCCGCGCGCCGCAGATGCGTTTTGTGTTCTCTAATACCACCGAAGCCGGCATTGTTTTTGTTGAGCAGGATCGGCTGGACGATGCGCCAGCATCCTCGTTTCCCGGAAAGCTGACGCAGCTGCTGTGGACGCGCTTTAACCACTTTGCCGGTGCCAGCGATAAAGGCTGGCTTATCGTGCCGTGCGAGCTGATTGACTATAACGGCGACACGCTGCGTGAGTTGGTGCTGCACTACATCAAACATTGGCAGCTGCCGCCGGAGTTTGCGCGCTGGGTGTTGGATCACTGCGCTTTCTACAACACGCTGGTGGATCGCATTGTTACCGGTTATCCCGCCGACAGCGCGGCGATCGAGGCGCAGCTTGGCTATGAGGATCGCTATCTGGTGGCGGGCGAAGTCTATTACCAATTTGTGATTCAGGGGCCAGCCGCATTAGCGCAGGAGCTGAAGCTCAACACGCTGGCGCCGGAAGTGAAGCGGGTGGATGACATCACGCCGTACAAAGCGCAGAAGGTGGCGATCCTCAACGGCGCACATACTGCGCTGGTGCCGGTGGCGTTTCAGTGCGGGCTGGAAAGCGTGGGTGACGCGATGGAAGACGCGCAGATTGCTGGCTTTGTGGATGACCTGCTGCGTGACGAGGTGATCCCAACGCTGGATCTGCCGCGCGATGAGCTGCACGCCTTCGCTGATGCGGTGCAGCGGCGTTTCCGCAATCCCTTTATTCGTCATGCGCTGCTCTCTATCGCACTCAACGGCATGACCAAATTCCGCACCCGTTTACTGCCGCAGCTGTTGCTGGCGCAGCAGCAAAATGGGCAGTGGCCTGCACGCCTGACCTTCGCCTTTGCCGCGCTGCTGGCGTTTTACCGCGGTGAAGAGGGCGATCGTCACTGGCCGCTTCAGGACGACGAACACTGGCTGCAGCGTTTCGCTGAGCTGTGGCCCGCCGTGCAGCACGATAAACAGACCCCGGAACAATTGGTGCGCGCGGTACTTAGCGATGCTCATCACTGGGGCGAAGATCTCACCCAGCGGCCAGGATTAGTGGCCGCAGTAAGCCAACACCTGCAAAACATCATCGTCCACGGGATGCGGACGGCGTTGACCCAACTGAGATAA